From Gimesia panareensis, the proteins below share one genomic window:
- a CDS encoding ABC transporter permease, whose protein sequence is MKSRPFQFNLPLLSKELTELANRRRTYVIRTIYALLFLGFVGFIYIELMSGLRNNPLAILGRGREIYESMIYLQFTAIYLFLPAITCGVITQEKERNSLGLLLITRLSPSTIILEKYLGRLITMLTFLTLGLPILAFAYALGGVSPAMFISGLWFLLLTMLQVAALGVFCSSFFRTTVGAFIASYLIGFFMLFGPMIVYELNLFFYGDLFNAVMGGLMRTPAWNSMLGMAGRSSELNLFLFAPYWYAIFSRSTGFASILGPIIFSIPILLCTLLFLLLAHYCLVRRAFLTPRNLLLNIFKKLDAQFRNINENRFTRGIVLVQDDVKLPEKNPVAWRETSKKSLGTFRYLFRILVTLEVPILFLCILIATSNPEPVVPGAVIMLWCVWALTVLLLAVSATSLISGERSHETLDVLLTTPLSGEDILDQKIAGVKRLCLVLLIPLLTIVFFEAWWKWELQRSGYSYSGYRHTEYATRWFPYLTGSLLTIFIYLPLLIYLFCWIGMKIKSQTKAILTALGGVILWCVLPFILAFPIFILDPSFNEESIIYGVLLGPASFIVLNEVAEFHDFGSIWIPLFFNTLIYGTCCLWFRHLCRNHIDENLGRLGDTPSEHEVPPAPEDDTIPVLSSI, encoded by the coding sequence ATGAAATCCAGGCCTTTCCAATTCAACCTGCCTCTGCTTTCGAAAGAACTGACGGAGCTGGCAAACCGCCGCAGAACGTATGTCATCCGCACGATCTATGCGTTGCTGTTCCTCGGTTTTGTCGGATTTATCTATATTGAGCTGATGTCGGGGCTCCGCAACAATCCCCTGGCGATTCTGGGACGAGGCCGTGAAATTTATGAATCGATGATCTACCTGCAGTTTACGGCGATCTATCTGTTTCTGCCAGCAATCACCTGTGGCGTGATTACCCAGGAAAAAGAACGCAACAGTCTGGGTTTACTGCTAATTACGCGTTTGAGCCCGAGTACGATCATCCTGGAGAAATACCTCGGTCGTTTAATCACGATGCTGACCTTCCTGACGCTGGGTCTGCCGATCCTGGCATTTGCCTATGCGCTGGGGGGCGTTTCCCCGGCCATGTTCATCAGCGGTCTCTGGTTTCTACTGTTAACCATGCTGCAGGTCGCTGCCCTGGGTGTGTTCTGTTCCAGTTTTTTTCGGACCACCGTGGGGGCTTTTATCGCGTCGTATCTGATCGGCTTTTTCATGCTGTTCGGTCCGATGATCGTTTATGAATTGAACCTGTTCTTCTACGGCGATCTGTTTAATGCCGTCATGGGTGGCCTGATGCGGACGCCTGCCTGGAACAGCATGCTGGGGATGGCTGGCAGGTCATCCGAGTTAAATCTGTTTCTGTTTGCTCCCTACTGGTATGCTATATTCTCTCGCTCGACCGGCTTCGCTTCTATTCTGGGACCAATCATTTTCAGCATTCCGATTCTGCTTTGCACGCTGTTGTTCCTGTTGCTGGCCCATTATTGCCTTGTCCGCCGCGCGTTCCTGACGCCCCGGAATCTGTTGTTAAACATCTTCAAAAAGCTGGATGCGCAGTTTAGAAATATCAACGAGAATCGCTTCACGCGGGGCATCGTGCTGGTACAGGATGATGTGAAACTCCCGGAAAAGAACCCGGTCGCCTGGCGAGAGACCTCTAAAAAATCTCTGGGCACATTTCGCTACCTGTTTCGCATCCTGGTTACCCTGGAGGTACCGATTCTGTTTCTGTGTATTTTGATCGCCACCAGCAATCCCGAACCGGTGGTCCCCGGTGCGGTCATCATGTTATGGTGTGTCTGGGCGTTGACCGTGCTGCTGCTGGCGGTCTCTGCCACCAGCCTGATTTCGGGAGAACGTTCCCACGAAACGCTGGATGTGCTGCTCACGACACCTCTCTCAGGTGAAGACATACTGGATCAGAAAATCGCCGGCGTCAAAAGGCTCTGCCTGGTTCTCTTGATTCCACTGCTGACCATCGTGTTCTTCGAGGCCTGGTGGAAATGGGAATTACAGCGATCAGGATATTCCTACAGCGGATACAGACACACAGAGTATGCCACGCGCTGGTTTCCTTACCTGACTGGTTCACTGCTGACAATTTTCATCTATTTGCCGCTGCTGATTTACCTCTTTTGCTGGATTGGAATGAAGATCAAATCACAGACTAAGGCCATTCTGACCGCCCTGGGAGGAGTCATCCTCTGGTGCGTACTGCCATTTATTCTGGCCTTTCCGATTTTTATCCTGGATCCCTCGTTTAATGAAGAATCCATTATTTATGGCGTTCTCCTTGGTCCTGCCTCTTTCATTGTCCTGAATGAAGTCGCAGAATTTCACGATTTCGGTTCCATCTGGATCCCCCTGTTTTTCAATACCCTGATTTATGGTACGTGTTGTTTATGGTTTCGTCACTTATGTCGCAATCACATTGATGAGAACCTGGGGCGTTTGGGAGATACACCGTCGGAGCATGAGGTGCCTCCTGCACCAGAGGACGACACAATCCCTGTTTTGAGTTCAATATAA
- a CDS encoding ABC transporter ATP-binding protein, with protein MNNQPNSEPVIDILNVSHSFKGHRALQGISFQVQPQSLHGFVGPNGAGKTTTLKIICTLLQPQAGKVKVFGHNVRTAVKEIRKRIGFMPDHFSTYRQMTVFEYLDFFGAAYGLSQEQRDQVINDVLTLTDMDGRKDSLISGLSRGMQQRVSLARVLVNDPDLLLLDEPASGLDPRARIELMEILQELKRMGKTIFISSHILSELAELCDSVTIIDRGLIKYSGSMDGLLNYEHEHPVYKITLESEPDAIIETLSGEAGIVSIEKTPKPREMRVAFDTTIINSSALLEKIIALNGVIDSFQRDKKHLNQAFLDLTEQGVR; from the coding sequence ATGAATAATCAACCGAACAGCGAGCCAGTCATTGACATCCTGAATGTGTCGCATTCCTTCAAAGGACATCGTGCACTCCAGGGCATCAGCTTTCAGGTTCAACCGCAGTCCCTGCACGGCTTTGTGGGGCCGAATGGAGCCGGAAAAACAACCACCCTGAAAATTATCTGTACGCTGCTGCAGCCGCAGGCAGGGAAAGTCAAAGTGTTTGGTCACAATGTCCGTACCGCAGTCAAAGAGATCCGGAAACGAATTGGCTTCATGCCGGATCACTTCAGTACTTATCGCCAGATGACCGTCTTTGAATACCTGGACTTCTTCGGTGCCGCCTATGGCTTGAGTCAGGAACAGCGTGATCAGGTCATCAATGACGTGTTGACATTAACGGATATGGACGGGCGCAAAGATTCTCTGATCAGTGGCCTGTCACGCGGGATGCAGCAACGGGTCAGCCTGGCCCGCGTGCTGGTGAACGATCCGGATCTATTACTGCTGGACGAACCCGCTTCCGGTCTCGATCCCCGGGCCCGTATCGAGTTGATGGAGATTCTCCAGGAACTGAAACGGATGGGGAAAACGATCTTTATCAGCTCGCATATTCTCAGCGAACTGGCGGAACTGTGCGACAGTGTCACGATTATTGACCGGGGGCTGATTAAATACAGCGGTTCCATGGACGGTCTGCTGAACTACGAACACGAACATCCCGTTTATAAAATCACACTCGAGTCGGAACCAGATGCGATCATCGAAACCCTCTCAGGTGAAGCGGGGATTGTCAGTATCGAAAAAACTCCCAAACCGCGTGAAATGCGGGTGGCCTTCGATACGACGATCATCAATTCCAGTGCACTGCTTGAAAAAATCATTGCCCTCAACGGAGTCATCGATTCTTTCCAGAGGGATAAGAAACATTTGAACCAGGCATTTCTGGATCTGACAGAGCAGGGGGTTCGCTAA
- a CDS encoding ABC transporter permease subunit: MFQGTFALFHRALGVDFRLARTHLFRFMFAIMILFCLFTAHASSTMMGAAGLTLFTQIVYLNFMFILIGGISFFATAITEEKEEQTIGLLLMAGVNPVSLLLGKMLPRLVAALLLLSVQFPFTLLAITLGGVMLSQVIAAYAALAAFLIFVANLGLFCSVISARSRTASTLSLIGLATYFLGVPLLMWFLTVLVKEGWLAENSFPVVSTRVQLKWLYDSSIITQINSILITGFNKTAWGYQFWSNLGFGLFLFGCANLLFTRNALNERAASPERRLIAKKRSHLFSPGRAWKQALMWKDFFFVNGGYSMGLIKLLAYGIALFSLCAFISYTTNNRTFTIQEIGMTMFWTMLIVILIEISLISARVFHVERQWNTLVSTAMLPHSMAYVAYSKVLGCLLSVLPAFFYLILGISFSIREMTYDSSLVFAEPGFWLLWIQILFFWHLTAYMSLFIKWGALPLALIIMFIGNAFYFTATNLLLLAVRMNPTEGLNIALAVIQLACIIIFHFLIKDRLIQLASE; encoded by the coding sequence ATGTTCCAGGGGACGTTTGCTCTGTTTCATCGCGCCCTGGGAGTCGATTTTCGACTGGCTCGGACGCACTTATTCCGTTTCATGTTCGCAATCATGATTCTGTTCTGCCTGTTCACCGCTCATGCGAGCAGCACCATGATGGGAGCAGCCGGCCTGACCTTATTTACGCAGATTGTCTATCTGAATTTCATGTTTATTCTGATTGGGGGAATCAGTTTTTTTGCTACTGCCATCACTGAGGAAAAGGAAGAGCAGACCATCGGATTACTGCTCATGGCAGGCGTCAACCCCGTCTCACTGCTCCTGGGAAAAATGCTCCCCCGACTGGTCGCCGCTCTGCTGTTGCTCTCGGTTCAGTTTCCCTTTACGTTACTCGCGATCACCCTGGGGGGCGTCATGCTGTCTCAGGTCATTGCCGCTTATGCCGCCCTGGCCGCCTTCCTGATCTTTGTTGCGAACCTGGGCCTGTTCTGCTCAGTAATCAGTGCGCGTTCCCGGACTGCATCGACCCTGTCTCTGATCGGCCTGGCCACCTATTTCCTGGGAGTCCCCCTGCTGATGTGGTTTCTGACCGTTCTGGTCAAAGAAGGATGGCTTGCTGAAAATTCGTTTCCGGTTGTCTCGACCAGAGTTCAGTTGAAGTGGTTGTACGATTCATCGATCATCACACAAATCAATTCAATTCTGATCACCGGGTTCAATAAAACGGCCTGGGGCTACCAGTTCTGGAGCAATCTGGGATTCGGCCTGTTCCTGTTCGGCTGTGCCAATCTGTTGTTTACGCGCAATGCGCTGAACGAACGTGCTGCCAGTCCGGAACGCAGGTTGATTGCGAAAAAGAGAAGTCACCTCTTTTCCCCCGGGCGTGCCTGGAAGCAGGCTCTGATGTGGAAAGATTTCTTTTTTGTGAACGGCGGTTACAGTATGGGCCTGATCAAGCTGCTCGCTTACGGGATCGCCCTGTTTTCACTATGTGCCTTTATCTCCTATACGACGAACAATCGTACTTTTACCATCCAGGAAATCGGCATGACGATGTTCTGGACCATGCTGATTGTCATCCTGATTGAAATCAGTCTGATATCGGCCCGTGTCTTTCACGTGGAGCGCCAGTGGAATACCCTGGTCTCCACGGCCATGCTTCCGCACTCCATGGCTTATGTTGCCTATTCCAAAGTCCTGGGCTGTTTGCTAAGTGTCCTGCCCGCCTTTTTTTATCTGATCCTCGGCATCTCATTCAGTATCAGAGAAATGACTTACGACTCGAGCCTGGTCTTTGCTGAGCCGGGTTTCTGGTTATTGTGGATCCAGATTCTGTTTTTCTGGCATCTGACAGCCTATATGTCTTTGTTCATCAAGTGGGGAGCACTACCGCTGGCACTCATAATCATGTTCATCGGGAATGCTTTTTATTTTACCGCTACCAATTTGCTGCTCCTGGCAGTTAGAATGAATCCTACGGAAGGCTTAAACATTGCTTTGGCAGTGATCCAGCTGGCCTGTATCATCATCTTCCACTTTTTAATTAAAGACCGCCTGATCCAGCTGGCGTCAGAATAA
- a CDS encoding hydroxypyruvate isomerase family protein, producing MQSEISRRTLLQASGAMAASALGLAATSAQAAENNSAGSRPIKGNINQSVVHWCFKKYWDIEKTAQVASQLGMKSVELTPAENWKTLKQHGLTCAIASSHGFKVGFNNPDNWDQCIEILRKRIDECAAGGVKNVITFTGMRDGISDDEGARNCVAGLKKIIGYAEKNKVNLCLEMLNSRDSSHPMKGHPGYQGDHTEYCIDIIKQVGSERMKLLFDIYHVQIMDGDVIRRLHEHKDYIGHVHTAGNPGRGELDMKQEINYPPIMQALLDIGYQGFVGQEFIPTRDPYQGLQEAVVLCDV from the coding sequence ATGCAATCGGAAATCAGTCGTCGAACACTGTTGCAGGCATCAGGTGCGATGGCAGCATCAGCCCTGGGACTTGCGGCGACCAGCGCTCAGGCTGCAGAAAACAATTCTGCAGGATCCCGACCAATCAAGGGAAACATCAATCAATCGGTTGTGCACTGGTGCTTTAAGAAGTACTGGGACATCGAAAAAACAGCCCAGGTGGCCAGCCAGCTGGGGATGAAAAGCGTGGAGCTGACCCCGGCTGAAAACTGGAAGACGCTCAAACAACACGGTTTGACCTGTGCGATCGCCTCCAGTCATGGCTTCAAGGTCGGATTCAATAACCCGGACAACTGGGATCAGTGCATCGAAATCCTGCGGAAACGGATTGACGAATGCGCCGCCGGTGGTGTGAAAAACGTGATCACTTTCACCGGTATGCGAGATGGAATCAGTGATGATGAGGGAGCCCGGAACTGCGTTGCCGGCCTGAAAAAAATCATTGGTTACGCCGAGAAAAACAAAGTCAACCTGTGTCTGGAAATGCTGAATTCCCGCGACAGCAGTCATCCCATGAAGGGGCATCCCGGCTATCAGGGAGATCACACAGAATACTGCATCGATATCATCAAGCAGGTCGGCTCGGAACGGATGAAACTGCTGTTCGATATCTATCATGTGCAGATCATGGATGGAGACGTGATCCGCCGCCTCCATGAACACAAAGACTATATCGGGCACGTGCACACCGCCGGTAACCCGGGGCGCGGGGAACTGGATATGAAACAGGAGATCAATTATCCCCCGATCATGCAGGCCCTGCTGGATATCGGCTATCAGGGCTTTGTGGGCCAGGAATTCATTCCCACCCGGGATCCCTACCAGGGGTTACAGGAAGCCGTCGTGCTCTGCGACGTCTGA
- the leuB gene encoding 3-isopropylmalate dehydrogenase → MEARITLLPGDGIGPEIVAQAKRVIDTVAEKYGHQFDTPSCPMGGNAIDDFGDPLPPQTLETCQNSQAILLGAVGGPKWDDPTAKTRPEAGLLKIRKELGLFANLRPIKPYSELLDASPLKHEIIEGTDILFFRELTGGIYFGDSGRMEAPDGEKAYSVMTYTTSEIARIVRLAAESARNRGGKLTSVDKANVLEVSRLWRQVAADVVKNEFPDIEYEVVLVDAMAMHLISRPSDFDVVVTGNMFGDILTDEGSMLPGSLGLLPSASLGSDGPGLYEPIHGSAPDIAGKGIANPLATILATAMLLRHSLDLETEATAVEDAVARVLAAGHRTADIAAGGKSVSTSEMGDFVIQELTA, encoded by the coding sequence GTGGAAGCTCGGATTACCCTTTTACCCGGTGATGGAATTGGGCCGGAAATTGTTGCACAGGCCAAGCGCGTGATTGATACGGTTGCCGAAAAATATGGCCACCAGTTCGATACACCTTCCTGCCCAATGGGAGGCAATGCCATCGACGATTTCGGCGATCCGCTGCCTCCGCAGACACTCGAAACCTGTCAAAATTCGCAGGCCATCCTGCTGGGAGCCGTGGGCGGTCCGAAATGGGACGATCCGACTGCCAAAACACGTCCTGAAGCCGGCCTGTTGAAAATCCGCAAGGAACTCGGGCTGTTTGCCAACCTGCGGCCGATCAAGCCTTACAGCGAGTTACTGGACGCCTCTCCGCTCAAACACGAAATCATCGAAGGGACCGATATCCTCTTCTTCCGTGAACTGACCGGCGGGATCTACTTTGGCGATTCCGGCCGAATGGAAGCCCCGGACGGAGAAAAAGCTTATAGCGTGATGACCTATACCACCTCCGAAATTGCCCGGATCGTGCGTCTGGCTGCCGAATCGGCCCGCAACCGTGGTGGCAAGCTGACGTCTGTCGATAAAGCGAACGTACTGGAAGTCTCGCGGCTCTGGCGTCAGGTGGCAGCCGATGTGGTCAAGAATGAATTTCCCGATATCGAATACGAAGTGGTTCTGGTCGATGCCATGGCCATGCACCTGATCTCGCGCCCTTCCGATTTCGATGTGGTCGTCACTGGAAACATGTTTGGTGACATTCTGACCGACGAAGGTTCCATGCTGCCCGGTTCACTGGGACTGCTCCCTTCCGCTTCACTCGGTTCGGATGGTCCTGGTTTGTACGAGCCGATTCACGGGTCCGCTCCGGATATTGCGGGCAAAGGCATTGCCAATCCGCTGGCGACGATTCTGGCAACGGCCATGCTGCTGCGGCATTCGCTCGATCTGGAAACCGAAGCAACGGCAGTCGAAGACGCCGTCGCCCGTGTACTGGCAGCAGGACATCGGACCGCTGATATCGCTGCCGGTGGCAAGAGTGTTTCGACCAGCGAAATGGGTGACTTCGTGATCCAGGAACTGACTGCCTGA
- a CDS encoding DOMON domain-containing protein, whose translation MSIIPHSFYFRHAIALKELKNIPHQKGRLLKLPAACALPDLTFQQESAKWGTVKLAWNREGLGISLKVDSKTHPTTPAETFQVWIDTRDTKNIHRANRYCHLFQFQACGNARKQPLCTQLTINRAQSDAPQCDLSQIKLWADLKAKGYELEAWLPAAALNGYDPAAYPQLGFYYKIFDSELGEQFMTINQEFPFGQDPSLWSTMRLES comes from the coding sequence ATGTCGATCATTCCGCATTCATTTTACTTTCGCCACGCCATTGCCCTTAAGGAATTGAAAAACATTCCGCACCAGAAAGGCCGGCTCCTCAAGCTTCCCGCGGCCTGTGCTCTTCCCGACCTGACCTTTCAGCAGGAATCGGCAAAATGGGGGACCGTGAAACTGGCCTGGAACAGAGAGGGACTGGGGATCAGCCTGAAAGTAGACTCGAAAACGCATCCGACCACTCCCGCGGAAACCTTTCAGGTCTGGATCGACACACGTGATACCAAAAATATTCATCGGGCCAACCGGTATTGTCATCTGTTTCAGTTTCAGGCCTGTGGCAATGCCCGCAAACAGCCTCTCTGTACCCAGCTGACCATCAATCGGGCTCAGTCAGATGCGCCTCAATGCGATCTGTCCCAAATCAAGCTCTGGGCAGACCTGAAAGCAAAGGGGTATGAACTAGAGGCCTGGTTACCGGCTGCAGCTCTCAATGGTTATGATCCAGCCGCCTATCCGCAACTCGGATTTTATTACAAGATCTTCGATTCGGAACTTGGTGAGCAGTTCATGACGATCAACCAGGAGTTCCCCTTTGGTCAGGATCCGAGTCTCTGGTCCACCATGCGGCTGGAGTCCTGA